One Glycine max cultivar Williams 82 chromosome 6, Glycine_max_v4.0, whole genome shotgun sequence DNA segment encodes these proteins:
- the LOC100777818 gene encoding calcineurin B-like protein 4 isoform X2, which yields MGCYCSTSKKTEAQGYEEPTVLASVTPFTVSEVEALHELYKKLSNSIIEDGLIHREEFQLALFRNKNKKNLFADRIFDLFDLKRNGVIEFGEFVRSLGVFHPNAALEDKITFAFRLYDLRQTGFIEREELKEMVLALLHESDLELSDDMIETIVDKTFSDADINGDGRIDQDEWKAFVSKHPSLIKNMTLPYLKDITLAFPSFVTGTDIEESEM from the exons ATGGGCTGCTACTGTTCAACTTCAAAGAAAACCGAAGCACAAGGTTATGAGGAACCCACTGTTCTTGCATCTGTGACACCTT TTACTGTTAGTGAAGTAGAGGCCTTGCATGAACTCTACAAGAAGTTGAGCAATTCAATTATTGAAGATGGTCTTATTCACAGG GAAGAATTCCAGCTGGCACTATTCAggaataaaaacaagaaaaatctgtTTGCAGATAGG ATTTTTGACTTATTTGATCTCAAGCGCAACGGGGTCATTGAGTTTGGGGAATTTGTTCGATCACTGGGTGTTTTTCACCCAAATGCAGCATTAGAAGACAAGATTACCT TTGCTTTTAGGTTGTATGATCTGAGGCAGACAGGGTTTATTGAACGAGAGGAG TTAAAGGAGATGGTATTGGCACTTTTGCATGAGTCGGATCTTGAGCTTTCAGATGATATGATTGAAACCATTGTGGATAAG ACTTTTAGTGATGCTGATATAAACGGTGATGGAAGGATCGATCAAGATGAATGGAAAGCATTTGTGTCCAAGCATCCATCCTTGATAAAGAATATGACACTTCCATATCTGAA GGATATTACCTTGGCTTTTCCCAGTTTTGTCACAGGAACGGATATTGAAGAGTCAGAGATGTGA
- the LOC100777818 gene encoding calcineurin B-like protein 7 isoform X1 yields MGCYCSTSKKTEAQGYEEPTVLASVTPCEYHDPSLNVTVSEVEALHELYKKLSNSIIEDGLIHREEFQLALFRNKNKKNLFADRIFDLFDLKRNGVIEFGEFVRSLGVFHPNAALEDKITFAFRLYDLRQTGFIEREELKEMVLALLHESDLELSDDMIETIVDKTFSDADINGDGRIDQDEWKAFVSKHPSLIKNMTLPYLKDITLAFPSFVTGTDIEESEM; encoded by the exons ATGGGCTGCTACTGTTCAACTTCAAAGAAAACCGAAGCACAAGGTTATGAGGAACCCACTGTTCTTGCATCTGTGACACCTTGTGAGTACCATGATCCATCATTGAATG TTACTGTTAGTGAAGTAGAGGCCTTGCATGAACTCTACAAGAAGTTGAGCAATTCAATTATTGAAGATGGTCTTATTCACAGG GAAGAATTCCAGCTGGCACTATTCAggaataaaaacaagaaaaatctgtTTGCAGATAGG ATTTTTGACTTATTTGATCTCAAGCGCAACGGGGTCATTGAGTTTGGGGAATTTGTTCGATCACTGGGTGTTTTTCACCCAAATGCAGCATTAGAAGACAAGATTACCT TTGCTTTTAGGTTGTATGATCTGAGGCAGACAGGGTTTATTGAACGAGAGGAG TTAAAGGAGATGGTATTGGCACTTTTGCATGAGTCGGATCTTGAGCTTTCAGATGATATGATTGAAACCATTGTGGATAAG ACTTTTAGTGATGCTGATATAAACGGTGATGGAAGGATCGATCAAGATGAATGGAAAGCATTTGTGTCCAAGCATCCATCCTTGATAAAGAATATGACACTTCCATATCTGAA GGATATTACCTTGGCTTTTCCCAGTTTTGTCACAGGAACGGATATTGAAGAGTCAGAGATGTGA
- the LOC100777293 gene encoding dipeptidyl aminopeptidase 4 yields MNEKRNPKRQKSLPFNMPVTDSNNPQNFDDNILFPVEEIVQYPLPGYVSPTSISFSPDDSLISYLFSPDNSLNRKVYAFDLKTYTQELLFSPPDGGLDESNISPEEKLRRERLRERGLGVTRYEWVKTSSKRKAVMVPLPAGVYIQDIPHSKAELKLPSVSGSPIIDPHLSPDGSMLAYVRDCELHVLNLLSNESKQLTHGAKENGLTHGLAEYIAQEEMDRKTGYWWSLDSKYIAFTEVDSSEIPLFRIMHQGKSSVGLEAQEDHSYPFAGASNVKVRLGVVSVAGSSITWMNLLCGGTEQQNNEEEYLARVNWMHGNILTAQILNRHHTKIKIVKFDIRTGQRKNILVEENSSWINIHDCFTPLDKGVTKFSGGFIWASEKTGFRHLYLHDANGTCLGPITEGEWMVEQIAGVNEATGLIYFTGTLDGPLESNLYCAKLFVDGNQPLQAPIRLTHSKGKHIVVLDHHMQSFVDIHDSLGCPPRVLLCSLEDGSVIKPLYEQSFTIPRFKKLQLEPPEIVEIQANDGTTLYGALYKPDASKFGPPPYKTMINVYGGPSVQLVCNSWLSTVDLRAQYLRNQGILVWKLDNRGTARRGLKFESYLKHKLGQIDADDQLTGAEWLVKQGLAKGGHIGLYGWSYGGYLSAMTLSRYPDFFKCAIAGAPVTSWDGYDTFYTEKYMGLPSENKLGYESGSVMNQVQQLKGRLLLVHGMIDENVHFRHTARLINALVAAGKPYELIVFPDERHMPRRHSDRVYMEGRMWDFIQRNL; encoded by the exons ATGAATGAGAAGAGGAACCCAAAGCGTCAAAAATCACTGCCTTTCAACATGCCTGTGACAGACTCAAATAATCCACAGAATTTTGATGACAACATTCTTTTCCCCGTTGAAGAGATTGTACAATACCCATTGCCTGGATATGTGTCACCGACTTCAATAAGTTTTAGTCCAGATGAtagtttaatttcttatttatttagtcctGATAACTCTTTAAACAGAAAGGTTTATGCTTTTGATCTGAAGACCTATACACAAGAATTGTTATTCAGTCCCCCTGATGGTGGACTTGATGAAAGTAATATTTCTCCAGAAGAAAAGTTGAGGAGGGAGAGGTTGAGGGAGCGTGGTTTAGGTGTGACACGGTATGAATGGGTGAAGACAAGCTCAAAAAGGAAAGCAGTCATGGTGCCATTGCCTGCTGGG GTTTATATCCAGGACATTCCCCATTCAAAAGCAGAGCTCAAGCTTCCAAGTGTATCAGGTTCACCCATTATTGATCCACATCTCTCTCCAGATGGGTCAATGCTTGCCTATGTAAGAGACTGTGAGTTGCATGTTCTGAATCTCTTGTCTAATGAATCAAAGCAGTTGACCCATGGGGCAAAGGAAAATGGTTTG ACTCATGGGCTGGCAGAATATATAGCTCAG GAGGAGATGGATAGAAAAACTGGATATTGGTGGTCACTGGACAGTAAATATATTGCTTTCACTGAAGTTGACTCTTCTGAAATACCACTTTTTAGAATTATGCACCAAGGGAAGAGCTCAGTTGGTTTAGAGGCACAGGAAGACCACTCTTATCCTTTTGCAGGAGCTTCAAATGTTAAAGTGCGCCTTGGGGTTGTTTCGGTAGCTGGAAGCTCCATTACTTGGATGAATCTTCTCTGTGGGGGCACGGAACAGCAAAACAACGAGGAGGAATATTTGGCAAGAGTCAATTGGATGCATGGAAACATTCTCACTGCTCAGATCTTGAACAGGCACCACACTAAAATAAAGATTGTTAAGTTTGATATTAGAACAGgtcaaaggaaaaatatattggTGGAAGAAAACAGCAGTTGGATCAATATACATGACTGTTTCACACCTCTTGATAAAGGAGTTACCAAATTTTCGGGTGGATTTATCTGGGCTAGTGAGAAAACAGGATTTAGACACCTTTATCTTCATGATGCAAACGGGACTTGTTTAGGACCCATCACTGAAGGTGAATGGATGGTTGAGCAAATTGCCGGAGTGAATGAGGCTACAGGTCTAATATATTTTACTGGGACCTTAGATGGTCCTCTGGAATCCAATTTGTATTGTGCCAAACTTTTTGTTGATGGAAATCAACCACTTCAGGCCCCTATCAGACTTACACACAGCAAGGGGAAGCACATTGTGGTCCTTGATCATCATATGCAAAGTTTTGTTGATATTCATGATTCCCTTGGTTGTCCTCCTAGGGTGTTATTGTGCTCATTGGAAGATGGAAGTGTAATCAAGCCTTTATATGAGCAGTCATTTACAATTCCAAGATTCAAAAAGCTTCAACTTGAGCCACCGGAGATTGTTGAAATACAGGCTAATGATGGCACTACATTGTATGGAGCTCTGTATAAGCCCGATGCTTCAAAGTTTGGACCTCCACCTTACAAAACTATGATCAATGTTTATGGTGGTCCAAGTGTACAGCTTGTTTGTAACTCTTGGCTTAGTACAGTTGATCTGAGAGCACAATATTTGAGAAACCAAGGCATCTTAGTTTGGAAG TTAGACAACAGAGGAACTGCGAGACGGGGGTTGAAATTTGAAAGCTATTTAAAACACAAACTTGGTCAAATTGATGCTGATGATCAGCTAACCGGAGCAGAGTGGCTTGTCAAACAAGGGCTTGCAAAAGGTGGTCACATTGGGTTGTACGGATGGAGCTACGGCGGGTATCTCTCTGCCATGACACTGTCAAGATATCCAGATTTCTTCAAGTGTGCAATAGCGGGCGCCCCTGTTACATCATGGGACGGATATGACACGTTTTACACAGAGAAGTACATGGGGTTGCCATCTGAAAACAAGTTGGGATATGAAAGCGGTTCTGTTATGAACCAAGTGCAGCAGTTGAAAGGGCGGTTGTTGCTTGTGCACGGCATGATTGATGAGAATGTTCACTTCAGGCACACTGCAAGACTTATCAATGCACTTGTGGCAGCTGGAAAACCGTATGAGTTAATAGTTTTCCCAGATGAACGTCACATGCCAAGGCGTCATAGCGATCGAGTTTACATGGAAgggaggatgtgggacttcattCAGAGGAATCTGTAA